The Paenibacillus sp. FSL R7-0345 DNA segment TTTTGCGGAAGACAAGAACTTCAAGCATAGGCACAAACACCACAGTCAGTGCTACCAGAAAACCGGCGTTGGACATTGTTGTTGTCTGGAGGCCGAAGGTGATGCAAGTGAACACGCCGAGCAACAGTAAGCCTAACAGGGATGCATATTTCAGTGTCCGGAGATTGATGCTGCTGCGCAGGCGTTTGTGGAACAGAATAGCTGCCAATATAAATGCGAGACCGAAGCGCAGGGCGATCAGATTAAATTCTCCTAGTGAATCCAGGCCCATTTTCATAAAAATATAGGAGGAACCCCAAAACAGCGTTACCATTATGAGCAGCAGCTCAGCCTTACGCGGCTTCATTTTAATCATCAGCATCCTTTTTCTTATCATGTGATTATAGTATAATACTGCCAAATACATAAGGTAACTGAATGTTTATCATGGGATACATGAGAGAAATTCATGTAAAGTACAGGAGCTGATTTTTTGAGTTTAAGCAAATATGAGGTGTTTCTGAGCGTAGTCGAGCTGGGCAGTTTGACCAGGGCAGCTGAGGTGATGGGCTTTACCCAGTCCGGGATCAGCCACACCATCAGCAGCCTGGAACATGAATTCGGGTTCCCTTTGCTGCTGAGAAGCCGTTCCGGTGTCAAGCTGACGGTCAATGGGGAACAGATCGTGCCGGCGATGCGGGAAATTCTCAAGTGGAATGAGCAGCTGAAGCAGCAGGTAGCTGATATTCACGGGCTGGAGACCGGGACGATTACAATCGGTACCTTTACCAGTGTGTCGGTTTATTGGCTGCCGGGCATGATTAAGGAATTCCGCAAGGAATACCCGTACATTGAATTCAAGCTGCTGGAGGGCGGGTACTACGAAATAGAACAGTGGATCGAGTCGGGGCTGATTGACTGCGGGTTCATTTCTTTGCCGACGCGTGATAAATTTGAGGTGTTTCCGCTGAAGCAGGACCGTATGCTCGCGGTTCTTTCCAGGGAACACCCCCTGGCGAATGCTCCCTATATGCCGCTTGCCCAGATCGCCC contains these protein-coding regions:
- a CDS encoding LysR family transcriptional regulator, translated to MSLSKYEVFLSVVELGSLTRAAEVMGFTQSGISHTISSLEHEFGFPLLLRSRSGVKLTVNGEQIVPAMREILKWNEQLKQQVADIHGLETGTITIGTFTSVSVYWLPGMIKEFRKEYPYIEFKLLEGGYYEIEQWIESGLIDCGFISLPTRDKFEVFPLKQDRMLAVLSREHPLANAPYMPLAQIAHEDFIIQKPGSDYDARRVLDKAGIKPNIKFTVGDDSAIIAMVENGLGISILPEMIITRQNHNVAMLELEERSFRSLGIAVHSLKYASPATRRFLKHAREWLG